In the genome of Carnobacterium pleistocenium FTR1, one region contains:
- a CDS encoding DEAD/DEAH box helicase gives MKWSIPERVIEQGRQYVAEKRVLSVNSFLEKKIWSAEVMGSDIFHVELDGSTKEDDFCECLYWKNHGYCKHTVAVELELRDRKISRVMTAENAKQIAVDSPNPGQELTESFTRIFLNENRKKTTISKQKQSLKLEYRVEIKPMTTALIRSSFDVFTLSLKAGIDKMYIVKDLPLFLESFIKKETVELKAGQEINFKDVSIEQEDSEILENLHKQYKSIQLISGEYKDAKSLLTNNRYLILMTALAEETIQNLQDSGNLQFITKATTYKTMMFVEEKMPFSFEISQKNKTVTLAITGLADSHLKEYDWFVSDNIVFQPSLEQMRAYRPLQQFLQRYDGDNIIIESADMPDFTAYVMPLLVKIGNVSIDDQLKESFVQEPLLTSIYFEYHNEAVHATVEFNYRYMILSTDPSKNQLPEEGVQIIRDSEKEMMIINQLTGFDYHRTETNYAKRMVRDDEFYTLFTKEIPTLELDATVYVDDLLDSMFLNQIDPETIIDVQKEGSFLDVRFDIKGITPEEVDDVLKSLMEKKAFHKFDNGTILSLESESFKQVSDVLNELRVTKKFQNGGIQLPSYRGLELNEKISLDEKTKGTVSKKFKNLIHDLNFPEEFEAEVPKSLNADLRPYQKTGFQWLKMLSKYGFGGILADDMGLGKTIQVITYMLSEIEEKGENDPFLIVAPASLIYNWHYEIEKFAPSIESIVVSGTAEERMQLVENVKPNQVLITSYPSFRQDVVHYKRFPFSTLILDESQMVKNHNTKTSQALRDLTIKKRFALSGTPIENKIEELWAIFQLIMPGFFPSVKKFKTLPNEQIAKMIRPFVLRRIKKDVLKELPDKIETNLYSQMTKEQKTVYLAYLQRIQESVNSMNGAEFKKNRIEILAGLTRLRQICCDPKLFIDDYEGDSGKLEQLKETIQTARENGRRILIFSQFTSMLAIIEKELAEQEVETFYLSGQTKPKERIKMVNRFNAGEKDVFLISLKAGGTGLNLTGADMVILYDLWWNPAVEEQAAGRAHRIGQKKVVQVLRLIAEGTIEEKIDQLQQEKKALFDQIITEDGSIQKEASQLSEDDIREILNIGM, from the coding sequence ATGAAATGGAGTATACCAGAACGCGTTATTGAGCAAGGAAGACAATATGTTGCAGAGAAACGCGTCCTTTCAGTCAACTCATTTTTAGAAAAAAAAATATGGTCCGCCGAAGTTATGGGAAGTGATATTTTTCATGTTGAATTAGACGGTTCTACAAAAGAAGATGATTTTTGTGAATGTCTTTATTGGAAAAATCACGGATACTGTAAACATACAGTTGCTGTTGAGTTGGAGTTGAGAGATAGAAAAATCAGTCGGGTCATGACAGCTGAAAATGCTAAGCAAATTGCTGTGGATTCTCCAAATCCTGGTCAGGAGTTAACAGAGTCATTTACTCGTATATTCTTAAATGAAAATAGAAAAAAAACGACTATCTCTAAGCAAAAACAGTCATTAAAATTAGAATATAGAGTTGAAATAAAACCAATGACTACTGCACTTATAAGGTCCTCATTTGATGTGTTTACTCTCAGTCTTAAAGCTGGAATAGACAAGATGTATATTGTGAAAGATTTACCTTTATTTTTAGAAAGTTTTATAAAAAAAGAAACGGTTGAGTTGAAAGCTGGTCAAGAAATCAATTTTAAAGATGTCTCTATTGAACAAGAAGATAGTGAAATCTTAGAAAATCTGCATAAGCAGTACAAATCTATTCAATTGATTTCTGGAGAGTATAAAGATGCAAAATCACTTTTAACAAATAACCGTTATTTGATTCTAATGACTGCCTTAGCAGAAGAAACTATTCAAAATTTACAAGACAGTGGGAATTTACAATTTATTACAAAAGCAACCACGTACAAGACAATGATGTTTGTGGAAGAAAAAATGCCTTTTTCTTTTGAAATCTCACAAAAAAATAAAACGGTCACTTTAGCTATTACAGGTTTAGCAGATAGTCACTTGAAAGAATACGATTGGTTTGTATCAGATAATATTGTTTTTCAACCTTCTTTAGAACAAATGCGTGCTTATCGTCCGTTGCAACAATTTTTACAACGGTATGATGGCGATAATATCATTATAGAATCTGCTGATATGCCTGATTTCACAGCTTATGTTATGCCATTGCTTGTGAAGATAGGAAATGTCTCTATTGATGATCAATTAAAAGAATCTTTTGTACAAGAACCTTTATTAACATCTATTTATTTTGAGTACCATAACGAGGCAGTACATGCCACAGTTGAGTTTAATTACAGATATATGATTTTATCAACGGATCCCTCTAAAAATCAGTTGCCTGAAGAAGGCGTTCAAATTATTAGAGACAGTGAAAAAGAAATGATGATCATTAATCAATTGACTGGGTTTGACTATCATCGAACAGAAACTAATTATGCTAAACGAATGGTTCGTGATGATGAATTTTATACATTATTCACGAAAGAAATCCCAACTTTAGAGTTGGATGCCACGGTATATGTAGATGATTTGTTAGATAGTATGTTTTTAAATCAAATAGATCCAGAAACAATCATCGATGTTCAAAAGGAAGGTTCATTTTTAGATGTCCGTTTTGACATCAAAGGAATCACTCCTGAAGAAGTAGATGATGTGTTAAAAAGTTTAATGGAAAAAAAAGCTTTTCATAAATTTGACAATGGAACCATTCTTTCCTTGGAATCAGAGAGTTTTAAACAAGTAAGTGATGTACTAAATGAGTTGAGAGTTACCAAAAAATTTCAAAATGGTGGAATTCAACTCCCTAGCTATCGCGGACTTGAATTAAATGAAAAAATTTCATTGGATGAAAAAACAAAAGGTACTGTTTCAAAAAAATTCAAAAATTTAATTCATGATTTGAATTTTCCTGAAGAGTTCGAAGCTGAGGTCCCTAAATCGTTGAATGCAGATTTAAGACCTTATCAAAAAACAGGATTTCAATGGTTGAAAATGTTATCTAAATATGGATTTGGCGGTATTTTAGCAGATGATATGGGGCTTGGGAAAACAATTCAAGTAATTACTTATATGTTATCTGAAATAGAGGAAAAAGGAGAAAATGATCCTTTCCTTATCGTTGCCCCAGCTTCATTGATTTATAATTGGCATTACGAAATTGAAAAATTTGCGCCATCTATTGAAAGTATCGTTGTTTCTGGCACGGCTGAAGAAAGAATGCAATTAGTTGAAAATGTTAAACCAAATCAAGTTTTGATTACATCTTATCCTAGTTTTAGACAAGATGTCGTCCATTATAAACGTTTCCCTTTTAGTACGTTGATTTTAGATGAGTCACAGATGGTTAAAAATCATAATACTAAAACTTCTCAAGCATTAAGAGATTTAACTATTAAAAAAAGATTTGCTTTAAGTGGGACACCTATAGAGAATAAAATCGAAGAATTATGGGCTATTTTTCAGCTAATCATGCCTGGTTTCTTTCCTTCAGTTAAAAAATTCAAAACTCTTCCAAATGAACAAATTGCTAAAATGATTCGTCCCTTTGTACTAAGACGAATCAAAAAAGATGTTTTGAAAGAACTACCTGATAAAATTGAAACCAATTTATATAGTCAAATGACTAAAGAACAAAAAACAGTCTATCTTGCTTACTTACAACGAATCCAAGAAAGTGTAAACAGCATGAATGGAGCAGAATTTAAAAAGAATCGGATTGAAATCTTAGCTGGGTTAACACGTCTAAGACAAATTTGCTGTGACCCTAAATTGTTTATTGATGATTATGAAGGCGACTCAGGGAAACTTGAGCAGCTAAAAGAAACGATCCAAACTGCAAGAGAAAATGGCAGACGTATTTTGATCTTTTCACAATTCACTTCAATGCTTGCAATTATCGAAAAAGAATTGGCTGAGCAGGAAGTAGAAACATTTTACTTGAGTGGCCAAACAAAGCCGAAAGAACGAATTAAAATGGTTAATCGATTTAACGCAGGAGAAAAAGATGTTTTTCTTATCTCACTTAAGGCTGGTGGCACAGGTTTAAATCTTACAGGTGCAGATATGGTCATCCTCTACGATTTATGGTGGAATCCAGCAGTTGAGGAACAAGCGGCTGGACGTGCTCATAGAATTGGACAGAAAAAAGTTGTTCAAGTCTTACGGTTGATTGCAGAAGGAACGATTGAAGAAAAAATTGATCAATTGCAACAAGAGAAAAAAGCATTATTTGATCAAATCATTACTGAAGATGGCTCTATTCAAAAAGAAGCAAGTCAATTATCAGAAGATGACATTCGTGAAATTTTGAATATTGGAATGTAG
- a CDS encoding lysophospholipid acyltransferase family protein, with protein MFYRILRGTLRFLLAILNGNAHYENRTKLPTDTSYILVAPHRTWIDPVYLAIAASPKPFTFMAKKELFQNPILSWIIRHANAFPVDRANPGPSAIKTPVKILKNGNLSLMIFPTGTRHSDEIKGGAATIAKLSGVPIIPAVYQGPITLAGILKRQKVTIRFGDPINIDPKIKLSKENLKMIDEQMQQAFDQLDIEIDPSFKYDRTK; from the coding sequence TTGTTTTATAGAATTCTACGTGGCACTTTGCGTTTTCTGTTAGCCATTTTAAATGGCAATGCACATTATGAAAATCGTACCAAGTTGCCAACTGATACATCTTACATCTTAGTAGCACCGCACAGAACCTGGATTGATCCTGTTTACCTAGCTATAGCGGCTAGCCCTAAACCCTTTACTTTTATGGCAAAAAAAGAATTGTTCCAGAATCCTATCTTAAGTTGGATCATTAGACATGCCAACGCCTTTCCAGTGGATCGCGCTAATCCAGGGCCTAGCGCTATTAAAACACCTGTTAAAATCCTGAAGAACGGAAATTTGAGTCTTATGATTTTCCCAACTGGAACAAGGCATTCTGACGAAATAAAAGGAGGAGCAGCTACGATTGCTAAATTAAGCGGTGTTCCAATCATTCCTGCAGTCTATCAAGGACCTATAACTTTAGCTGGAATTTTAAAACGACAGAAAGTAACCATTCGTTTTGGAGATCCAATCAACATAGATCCTAAAATTAAACTTTCAAAAGAAAATTTAAAAATGATCGACGAACAAATGCAACAAGCTTTTGATCAATTGGATATAGAAATTGACCCTTCATTTAAATACGATCGTACAAAATAA
- a CDS encoding YneF family protein, with protein sequence MNLGLAIFLIILALVGGAVGGFFIARRYMMDYFKKNPPVDENMLRMLMMQMGQKPSEKKIKQMMSSMKTQTTKTTKTSKKK encoded by the coding sequence ATGAATTTAGGTCTTGCTATTTTTTTAATTATATTAGCTTTGGTTGGTGGAGCTGTCGGTGGATTCTTTATCGCTAGAAGATACATGATGGATTATTTCAAAAAAAATCCACCTGTTGATGAAAACATGTTGCGTATGTTAATGATGCAAATGGGACAAAAACCATCAGAAAAGAAAATTAAACAAATGATGTCATCAATGAAAACACAAACAACCAAGACAACAAAAACAAGTAAAAAGAAATAG
- the tkt gene encoding transketolase, giving the protein MIFLFDNTDQLAVATIRTLSMDGIQKANSGHPGLPMGAAPMAYTLWTKQLKVNPKNAKWFDRDRFVLSAGHGSMLLYSLLHLAGYDVKIDDLKQFRQWDSKTPGHPEVNHTDGVEATTGPLGQGIANGVGMAMAEAHLAATYNKKGHTIVDHHTYALCGDGDLMEGVSAESASLAAHLELGKFIVLYDSNDISLDGPTSKAFTENVGQRFEAYGWQHILVKDGNDLEEINAAIKAAKAETKKPTLIEVKTVIGFGAPNAGTHKVHGAPIGAEGITAAKKAYGWENVDFFVPTEVADRFKETMVEKGAKAEEEWKTAFEDYHAEYPELAEQFELALSNELPANWDADLPSYDVEDKALASRVTSSQALNAIAKRVPYLWGGSADLSSSNNTMISDEKDFQAGQYDGRNIWYGVREFGMTAAMNGIVLHGGTRTYGGTFFVFTDYLRAAVRLAAISKLPTTYVFTHDSIAVGEDGPTHEPIEQLSSLRGMPNLSIIRPADGNEVVAAWELALTSTDHPTMLVLSRQNLPVLPGTKTGARTNVAKGAYVISAQTGEKPEGILLASGSEVALAIEAQKALKESGQDVSVVSVPSFDLFEKQDSAYKESVLPNEVRKRVSIEMGATFGWERYVGLDGASVGIDKYGASAPGDTVIKNYGFTVENVVKTFNNL; this is encoded by the coding sequence ATGATTTTTTTGTTTGATAACACAGATCAATTAGCAGTAGCTACAATTAGAACACTAAGTATGGATGGTATACAAAAAGCCAATTCGGGACATCCAGGGTTACCTATGGGAGCTGCACCAATGGCTTACACATTGTGGACAAAACAATTAAAAGTAAATCCAAAAAATGCGAAATGGTTCGACCGTGACCGTTTTGTTTTATCAGCTGGGCATGGTTCAATGTTACTTTACAGTTTATTACATTTAGCTGGATATGACGTGAAAATTGATGATTTAAAACAATTCCGCCAATGGGATAGTAAAACTCCTGGACATCCAGAAGTAAATCATACAGATGGGGTAGAAGCAACGACTGGTCCTTTAGGACAAGGAATTGCAAATGGCGTTGGGATGGCAATGGCAGAAGCTCACTTAGCTGCCACTTATAATAAAAAGGGCCACACCATCGTTGATCATCACACCTATGCTCTATGTGGAGATGGTGATTTAATGGAAGGTGTTTCAGCCGAATCTGCAAGCTTAGCTGCTCATTTGGAGCTCGGAAAATTTATTGTTCTTTATGATTCAAATGATATTTCTCTAGATGGACCAACATCTAAAGCATTTACTGAAAATGTTGGACAACGGTTTGAAGCTTATGGTTGGCAACATATTCTTGTCAAAGATGGTAATGATTTAGAAGAAATCAACGCAGCAATCAAAGCTGCAAAAGCTGAAACAAAAAAACCTACTTTAATCGAAGTTAAAACAGTTATTGGTTTTGGTGCTCCTAACGCAGGAACACATAAAGTCCATGGTGCACCAATTGGAGCAGAAGGAATTACAGCTGCTAAAAAGGCTTACGGATGGGAAAATGTCGACTTCTTCGTTCCTACTGAAGTAGCGGATCGTTTTAAAGAAACAATGGTAGAAAAAGGTGCTAAAGCTGAAGAAGAATGGAAAACAGCATTTGAAGATTACCATGCTGAATATCCAGAATTAGCTGAACAATTTGAATTAGCTCTAAGTAATGAATTACCAGCAAATTGGGACGCTGACTTGCCATCTTATGATGTTGAAGATAAAGCATTAGCTTCTCGTGTTACAAGCAGCCAAGCTCTAAATGCAATTGCAAAAAGAGTTCCTTATTTATGGGGCGGTTCTGCTGATTTGTCTTCATCAAATAATACAATGATATCAGATGAAAAAGATTTCCAAGCTGGTCAATATGACGGAAGAAATATATGGTATGGTGTTCGTGAGTTTGGTATGACAGCTGCTATGAACGGAATTGTCTTACATGGTGGTACTAGAACGTATGGTGGAACATTCTTCGTATTTACTGATTACTTGCGTGCGGCTGTTCGTTTAGCAGCTATTTCTAAATTACCGACAACATACGTGTTCACACATGATTCAATTGCTGTTGGAGAAGATGGTCCTACTCATGAACCGATAGAGCAATTATCTAGCTTACGTGGTATGCCTAACCTTTCAATTATCCGTCCAGCAGATGGAAATGAAGTTGTTGCTGCTTGGGAATTGGCTCTAACGTCGACAGATCACCCAACAATGTTAGTCTTATCTCGTCAAAATTTACCTGTATTACCTGGGACTAAAACAGGAGCTCGTACGAATGTTGCTAAAGGAGCTTATGTCATTTCAGCTCAAACTGGTGAAAAACCAGAAGGTATTTTATTGGCATCTGGTTCAGAAGTAGCTTTAGCTATTGAAGCTCAAAAAGCTTTGAAAGAAAGTGGACAAGATGTTTCAGTTGTTTCTGTCCCAAGTTTTGACTTATTTGAAAAACAAGATTCAGCTTATAAAGAAAGTGTTTTACCAAATGAAGTTCGTAAACGTGTATCTATTGAAATGGGTGCTACATTTGGTTGGGAACGTTATGTCGGCCTAGACGGAGCTTCAGTTGGTATCGATAAGTATGGTGCAAGTGCACCTGGAGATACTGTTATTAAAAATTATGGTTTCACAGTAGAAAATGTTGTGAAAACATTTAATAACTTATAA
- a CDS encoding DUF896 family protein: MLPKEQIERINALANKSKTKGLTIQEQVEQKKLRDAYIEAFRGGMKNTIEGVKIVDEEGNDVTPEKLKEIQKEKGLHGR; this comes from the coding sequence ATGTTGCCAAAAGAACAAATTGAAAGAATAAATGCTTTAGCTAATAAATCGAAAACAAAAGGCTTAACCATCCAAGAACAAGTCGAACAAAAAAAACTTCGTGATGCTTATATTGAAGCTTTTAGAGGTGGAATGAAAAACACAATTGAGGGTGTGAAAATAGTTGATGAAGAGGGCAATGATGTAACTCCTGAAAAATTGAAAGAAATACAAAAAGAAAAAGGCCTTCATGGCAGATAA
- the lexA gene encoding transcriptional repressor LexA, whose product MSKNPESRQVEVLQYIYSQVKLKGYPPTVREIGTAVSLSSTSTVHGHLSRLEKNGYIQRDPSKPRAIELTALGLSKLGIALDKIPLLGTVTAGEPILAVEEATDYFPLPPNLQFENESLFMLTIRGESMINAGIFDGDEVIIRKQGTANNGDIVIAMTVDDEATCKRFYKEKDHYRLQPENDTMNPILLNEVSILGKVIGLYRSHIQ is encoded by the coding sequence ATGAGTAAAAATCCAGAATCAAGACAAGTCGAGGTCTTGCAATATATCTATAGTCAAGTTAAATTGAAGGGATACCCTCCAACTGTTAGAGAAATTGGAACTGCTGTCTCATTATCTTCAACCTCAACAGTACATGGGCATCTTTCTCGCTTAGAAAAAAATGGTTATATTCAACGAGACCCTAGTAAACCACGAGCAATTGAATTAACAGCATTAGGTTTAAGTAAATTAGGTATTGCGTTAGATAAAATTCCTTTATTAGGAACTGTAACAGCCGGCGAACCTATTTTAGCAGTAGAAGAAGCAACAGATTATTTCCCACTTCCACCAAATTTACAATTTGAAAATGAATCCCTATTTATGTTGACCATACGAGGAGAAAGTATGATCAACGCAGGTATTTTTGATGGCGATGAGGTTATTATTCGCAAGCAAGGCACAGCTAATAATGGCGATATTGTCATCGCTATGACTGTTGATGATGAAGCGACTTGTAAAAGATTTTATAAAGAAAAAGATCATTATCGATTACAACCTGAAAATGATACAATGAATCCTATCCTACTTAACGAAGTCAGCATTTTAGGTAAAGTCATTGGTTTATATCGTAGCCATATCCAATAA
- a CDS encoding ribonuclease HII produces MEKPVTILAIKKLLTTITDPADERLAQIMNDSRKGVVKAYHTWENQLKKQQLILEKQQEMLQIEHYFWEKGTQYIAGIDEVGRGPLAGPVVAAAVILPIDFAVLGINDSKQLSSTKRELLFDQIKESAIAIGIGIKNHQVVDEVNIYQATKLAMIEAVQQLPQQPEQLLIDAMHLPTSIPQESFIKGDAKSLSIAAASIIAKVTRDRMMADYDEVYPGYGFSENAGYGTKVHLEGLEKHGVCPIHRKTFAPVKKMLQ; encoded by the coding sequence GTGGAAAAACCAGTAACTATTTTGGCAATTAAAAAACTTTTAACAACAATCACTGACCCGGCGGATGAACGATTGGCTCAAATCATGAATGATTCACGTAAAGGCGTGGTAAAAGCTTATCACACTTGGGAAAATCAGTTAAAAAAACAGCAATTGATTCTTGAAAAACAACAAGAAATGCTCCAAATCGAGCACTATTTTTGGGAAAAGGGAACACAATACATTGCTGGAATTGATGAAGTAGGAAGAGGGCCATTAGCTGGACCAGTTGTGGCTGCTGCTGTTATATTACCAATTGATTTTGCTGTGTTAGGGATCAATGATTCTAAGCAATTATCTAGTACAAAACGAGAATTATTATTCGACCAAATAAAAGAATCAGCTATAGCTATTGGTATTGGTATAAAAAATCACCAAGTGGTTGATGAAGTAAATATATATCAGGCAACTAAATTAGCAATGATCGAGGCCGTTCAGCAGTTGCCCCAACAACCTGAACAGCTATTGATTGACGCCATGCATTTGCCTACCAGTATACCTCAAGAAAGTTTTATTAAAGGAGACGCCAAAAGTTTGTCTATCGCTGCGGCCAGTATCATTGCCAAAGTAACAAGAGATAGAATGATGGCTGACTACGACGAGGTATATCCTGGATACGGTTTTTCTGAAAATGCCGGTTATGGAACTAAAGTGCATTTAGAAGGCTTAGAAAAACATGGGGTATGCCCAATCCATAGGAAAACATTTGCTCCCGTAAAAAAAATGCTACAGTAA
- the ylqF gene encoding ribosome biogenesis GTPase YlqF: protein MNIQWFPGHMAKARRQVTEKIKLVDIIFELVDARIPLSSRNPILDEIIGEKPRVIILNKSDLADPIQTKKWVAYFNEQGIAAVPIVAQEGKGMKQLMEKAKELLQPKFDRRAAKGIKPRAIRAMSIGIPNVGKSTLINRFIKKNVAITGNKPGVTKAQQWLKLGKELELLDTPGILWPKFEDPAVGEKLALTGAIKDTILQMDEVAMYGIGIMKTYYPETFAKRFLLTKEELELGTPELLMLISERRGFREDYSRAAEMLIYEIRSGKAGRFTLDIAPVSLPKE from the coding sequence ATGAACATTCAATGGTTTCCAGGACATATGGCAAAAGCGAGACGCCAAGTAACAGAAAAAATAAAACTAGTAGATATTATATTTGAACTAGTGGATGCAAGAATTCCACTATCAAGTCGTAATCCAATACTAGATGAAATAATCGGTGAAAAACCTAGAGTCATTATTCTAAATAAAAGTGACTTAGCTGATCCTATTCAAACAAAAAAATGGGTAGCGTATTTTAATGAGCAAGGAATAGCAGCGGTCCCTATTGTTGCGCAAGAAGGTAAGGGCATGAAACAACTTATGGAAAAAGCAAAAGAACTTTTGCAACCTAAATTTGATCGAAGAGCTGCTAAAGGTATTAAGCCTCGTGCAATTCGAGCAATGAGCATTGGGATTCCTAACGTTGGGAAATCGACCTTGATCAATCGTTTTATAAAGAAAAATGTTGCCATAACAGGGAATAAACCGGGAGTGACAAAAGCACAACAATGGCTAAAACTAGGCAAAGAATTGGAATTACTCGATACCCCAGGTATTCTTTGGCCAAAATTTGAAGACCCAGCAGTCGGCGAAAAATTAGCATTGACAGGTGCAATCAAAGATACCATTTTACAAATGGATGAAGTTGCGATGTATGGAATCGGTATAATGAAAACTTATTATCCAGAAACATTTGCTAAACGATTCCTTCTAACTAAAGAAGAATTAGAATTAGGAACACCTGAACTATTAATGCTGATTAGTGAACGAAGAGGTTTTCGAGAAGACTACAGCCGCGCAGCAGAAATGTTGATCTATGAAATTAGAAGTGGTAAAGCAGGACGATTCACATTAGATATTGCTCCGGTTTCTTTACCTAAAGAATAG
- the lepB gene encoding signal peptidase I, giving the protein MSKINFSDGRNQPERSFEPRKSRHSSSSQKRKENKSLGSEILSTLLYCVVALIIFFLIRNFLFAPVSVDGESMVPTLEDQDRLILNKINNIERFDIVVFPAPDEPEKQYIKRIIGLPGDSIRYQDDTLYINEEPVEEDYLQSSIEEMAIGGNFTEDFSLASKTGVETVPEGKYFVMGDNRQNSKDSRIFGFVDAATVSGTASLRIWPLREIGSIDND; this is encoded by the coding sequence TTGAGTAAAATTAATTTTTCTGATGGTCGAAATCAACCAGAAAGATCTTTTGAGCCTAGAAAGTCACGTCATTCTTCTTCAAGTCAAAAACGCAAAGAAAATAAAAGTCTTGGAAGTGAAATTTTAAGTACGCTACTATATTGTGTAGTAGCATTGATTATTTTTTTTCTTATTCGAAACTTTTTATTCGCTCCAGTAAGTGTAGATGGCGAGTCGATGGTTCCTACTTTAGAAGATCAGGATCGCTTGATCTTAAATAAAATCAATAATATAGAACGGTTTGATATCGTTGTTTTCCCTGCTCCGGATGAGCCTGAAAAACAGTATATTAAACGCATTATCGGTCTTCCAGGAGACTCTATTCGTTATCAAGACGACACTTTATACATCAATGAAGAACCCGTTGAGGAAGATTATTTGCAAAGCTCCATTGAGGAAATGGCTATCGGAGGCAACTTTACAGAAGACTTTTCATTAGCATCTAAAACAGGTGTAGAAACGGTTCCTGAAGGAAAATACTTTGTTATGGGAGATAACCGTCAAAATTCAAAAGATAGTCGTATTTTTGGGTTCGTAGATGCTGCAACTGTAAGTGGAACAGCTTCTCTACGTATTTGGCCCCTTAGAGAAATTGGTTCTATCGATAACGATTAA
- the lepB gene encoding signal peptidase I, protein MWKESWKEFSWKWFKAIVLAGSITILLRNFIFIPMTIEGSSMIPTFQPDDQIIVETIYAIERFDLVVFHDSSNRTLVKRVIGLPGEKIRYENDQLYINDKKIEEDFLDNDLVNNAGGVWTSDFTLEELTGAQTIPADEYFVLGDNRRSSNDSRYFGNIPLDSIIGETSFTYYPFNRIENVQ, encoded by the coding sequence ATGTGGAAAGAGTCCTGGAAGGAGTTTTCTTGGAAATGGTTTAAGGCAATAGTATTAGCTGGATCGATCACTATTTTATTGCGAAATTTTATCTTTATTCCTATGACCATTGAAGGTTCATCTATGATACCAACCTTTCAACCAGATGATCAAATTATTGTCGAAACAATATATGCTATAGAAAGATTCGATCTAGTTGTATTTCACGATTCGTCAAACCGGACTCTTGTAAAAAGAGTGATTGGTTTGCCAGGAGAGAAAATCCGATATGAAAATGATCAGCTCTATATAAATGATAAGAAAATTGAAGAAGATTTTTTAGACAACGATTTAGTTAATAACGCTGGAGGGGTTTGGACTTCTGATTTTACTCTAGAAGAATTGACCGGTGCTCAGACGATACCAGCAGATGAATATTTTGTGTTAGGTGACAATCGTAGATCAAGTAATGATAGCCGGTACTTTGGAAATATTCCACTAGATTCGATTATTGGAGAAACTTCCTTTACCTACTACCCTTTTAATCGCATAGAAAATGTCCAATAA